The Pseudanabaena sp. PCC 6802 genomic interval AAAAATGGCGACGATTACCAGTAAGCTTTTCCACTCGCTATTGGCGAATAAAGGTACGTAAATACCAATGTTGTCGCTACCATTGGCAACTGTAATCGCTGCTACACTGTAGACTTGGGGAGAAAGTAGACTCTGTAAAGGAGAGAACTCCGATGGTTTGGGATCTACTTTAGATTCTCCCGAGGCATCGTTCTCAGGATTCAGCAGTCGGCTCAAACCCATTGCGATTGGCACTAGACCCAGCAATCCAATCAGGTGGTGGGGCAAGATCGACCTACCAAAGAACCCTGGGAGGCTGGCTATGAGTAGGGCCATAAATCCGAGATATTGTCCGAATACGATGTGCCGACGACGGAACGTAGCGTTCGCTTG includes:
- a CDS encoding cadmium resistance transporter encodes the protein MNWLATAIPTGVTAFVATNLDDLIILTLLFSQANATFRRRHIVFGQYLGFMALLIASLPGFFGRSILPHHLIGLLGLVPIAMGLSRLLNPENDASGESKVDPKPSEFSPLQSLLSPQVYSVAAITVANGSDNIGIYVPLFANSEWKSLLVIVAIFLSLVGVWCYATYKLTLQPAIAPLLTRYGNYFVPYVLIGLGVAIVLDSNALTPLALAGSCFCLMGLVKDRSQPTEVENN